A portion of the Streptomyces sp. NBC_00376 genome contains these proteins:
- a CDS encoding ABC transporter permease, translated as MRLYAVVAAGQFRRFATYRTATAAGVFTNTVFGFILAYTYVALWDERPQLGGYDMSQALSYVWLGQALLMTCSMMGGGFENELIERIRTGDVAVDLYRPVDLQLWWLAGDLGRAAFHLLGRGIVPMLAGSLAFDLALPSSPGVWVAFLVSVGLGVVVSFAIRYLVALSTFWLMDGAGMAQMSWLAGMFFSGMLLPLTLFPGVLGDVARALPWSSMLQVPADVFLGKYPGWELVGAYAFQAGWALALLLVGRMVQSVATRRVVVQGG; from the coding sequence GTGCGGCTTTACGCGGTGGTGGCAGCGGGACAGTTCCGGCGCTTCGCCACCTACCGGACCGCCACGGCGGCCGGAGTCTTCACCAACACCGTTTTCGGGTTCATCCTCGCGTACACCTATGTGGCATTGTGGGACGAGCGGCCGCAGCTCGGTGGTTACGACATGTCCCAGGCGCTCAGCTATGTCTGGCTGGGGCAGGCGCTGCTGATGACCTGTTCCATGATGGGCGGCGGTTTCGAGAACGAGCTGATCGAGCGGATCAGGACCGGCGACGTCGCGGTCGATCTCTACCGGCCCGTCGATCTCCAACTGTGGTGGCTGGCGGGCGATCTGGGCCGGGCCGCGTTCCATCTGCTGGGGCGGGGCATCGTGCCGATGCTGGCGGGATCGCTCGCCTTCGATCTGGCGCTGCCTTCCTCGCCGGGGGTCTGGGTGGCCTTCCTGGTCTCGGTGGGGCTCGGCGTCGTGGTCAGTTTCGCGATCCGCTATCTGGTGGCGCTCTCCACGTTCTGGCTGATGGACGGGGCGGGGATGGCGCAGATGTCCTGGCTGGCCGGGATGTTCTTCTCCGGGATGCTGCTTCCGCTGACGCTGTTCCCCGGTGTGCTGGGGGACGTCGCGCGGGCGCTGCCGTGGTCGTCGATGCTCCAGGTGCCGGCCGATGTGTTCCTGGGCAAGTACCCGGGCTGGGAGCTGGTGGGCGCGTACGCCTTCCAGGCCGGCTGGGCGCTGGCGCTGCTGCTGGTGGGACGGATGGTGCAGTCGGTGGCGACGCGGAGGGTGGTGGTCCAGGGTGGCTGA
- a CDS encoding ABC transporter permease, producing the protein MADTTGAVEVAGAADGPGGRSADWPDAVFAERSRFVEGVRAYGLIAMMWLRSTMAYRASFAMMAFGNFAATAFDFVSILLMFSHVDRLGGYTLPEIALLYGVAGTAFGLADLLLGSMDRLGARVRDGTLDTLLVRPVPVLAQVAADQFALRRLGRVIQGVLVLGYALVALDIEWTPLKVAMMPMMLLSGAAVFGALFVAGAAFQFVAQDASQVQNAFTYGGNTLLQYPPSVFAKDLVRGVTFVVPLAFVNWLPALYVLGRDYPLDLPVWVAFLPPVVAVLCWLPAGLGWRSGLRAYRSTGS; encoded by the coding sequence GTGGCTGACACGACCGGTGCGGTGGAGGTGGCCGGGGCGGCGGACGGGCCCGGCGGCCGTTCCGCGGACTGGCCCGATGCGGTGTTCGCCGAGCGGTCCCGGTTCGTCGAGGGGGTCAGGGCGTACGGGCTGATCGCGATGATGTGGCTGCGCTCGACGATGGCGTACCGCGCCTCGTTCGCCATGATGGCGTTCGGGAACTTCGCGGCGACCGCCTTCGACTTCGTCTCGATCCTTTTGATGTTCTCGCACGTGGACCGGCTGGGCGGCTACACACTGCCCGAGATCGCCCTGCTGTACGGGGTGGCGGGCACCGCGTTCGGTCTCGCCGATCTGTTGCTGGGCTCGATGGACCGGCTGGGCGCGCGGGTGCGCGACGGCACGCTGGACACGTTGCTGGTGCGGCCGGTCCCGGTGCTCGCCCAGGTGGCGGCGGACCAGTTCGCGCTGCGCAGGCTGGGGCGGGTGATCCAGGGTGTGCTGGTGCTGGGGTATGCGCTGGTGGCGCTGGACATCGAGTGGACGCCGCTGAAGGTGGCCATGATGCCGATGATGCTGCTGAGCGGGGCGGCGGTCTTCGGGGCGCTGTTCGTGGCGGGGGCGGCGTTCCAGTTCGTCGCGCAGGACGCCTCGCAGGTGCAGAACGCCTTCACGTACGGCGGGAACACACTGCTCCAGTACCCGCCTTCGGTCTTCGCGAAGGACCTGGTGCGCGGGGTGACGTTCGTGGTGCCGCTGGCCTTCGTGAACTGGCTGCCCGCGCTGTACGTGCTGGGCCGGGACTACCCGCTGGATCTGCCGGTCTGGGTGGCGTTCCTGCCGCCGGTGGTGGCGGTTCTGTGCTGGCTGCCGGCCGGTCTGGGCTGGCGCTCGGGGCTGCGCGCGTACCGCAGTACAGGAAGTTGA
- a CDS encoding ABC transporter ATP-binding protein has translation MDAETPSGFIELDQVEKVFDVRRRTGFMRSERRQVRAVDSISFRVARGEMVGYIGPNGAGKSTTIKMLTGILTPSGGRLRVAGIDPSRERTRLAHRIGVVFGQRTTLWWDLPLRDSYRLMHRMYRIPDARYRENLDRCIELLDLGELLDVPVRQLSLGQRMRGDIAAALLHDPEVLYLDEPTIGLDVVSKSKVRGFLRDLNAERGTTVLLTTHDLTDIEQLCKRVMVIDHGRLMYDGALAGLHEVGESERTLVVDLECQLPPIRLESAPSVRTVKVEGPRQWLAFPASESAAPLVARIAADYPLVDLSVREPDIEAVIAKMYESATGM, from the coding sequence ATGGACGCGGAAACCCCCTCCGGCTTCATCGAGCTCGACCAGGTGGAGAAGGTCTTCGACGTGCGTCGCAGGACCGGATTCATGCGCAGTGAACGCCGGCAGGTACGGGCGGTCGATTCGATCAGTTTCCGCGTCGCGCGCGGCGAGATGGTCGGTTACATCGGTCCGAACGGCGCCGGGAAGTCGACCACGATCAAGATGCTGACGGGCATCCTCACCCCGAGCGGTGGCCGGCTGCGGGTGGCGGGCATCGATCCCTCGCGGGAGCGTACGAGGCTGGCGCACCGGATCGGTGTGGTGTTCGGCCAGCGCACCACGTTGTGGTGGGACCTGCCGCTGCGCGACTCGTACCGGCTGATGCACCGGATGTACCGGATTCCCGACGCGCGGTACCGGGAGAACCTGGACCGCTGTATCGAACTCCTCGATCTGGGCGAGCTGTTGGACGTTCCGGTGCGGCAGTTGTCATTGGGGCAGCGGATGCGCGGTGACATCGCGGCGGCGCTGCTGCACGATCCGGAGGTGTTGTATCTGGACGAGCCGACGATCGGTCTGGATGTGGTCTCCAAGTCCAAGGTCCGTGGCTTCCTGCGGGATCTGAACGCCGAACGCGGTACGACGGTGCTGCTCACGACCCATGATCTGACGGACATCGAGCAGCTCTGCAAGCGTGTGATGGTGATCGACCACGGCCGTCTGATGTACGACGGGGCCCTCGCCGGTCTGCACGAGGTGGGTGAGAGCGAGCGGACGCTGGTGGTCGATCTGGAGTGTCAACTGCCGCCGATCCGGCTGGAGTCGGCGCCATCAGTCCGTACGGTGAAGGTGGAGGGGCCGCGGCAGTGGCTGGCCTTCCCGGCGTCGGAGTCGGCCGCTCCGCTGGTCGCGCGGATCGCCGCGGACTACCCGTTGGTCGACCTGTCGGTGCGGGAGCCGGACATCGAGGCGGTGATCGCGAAGATGTATGAGTCGGCCACCGGCATGTAG
- a CDS encoding DUF1707 SHOCT-like domain-containing protein: MRASDSERERVAETLREAVAEGRLEMPEFEQRLEAAYKARTHGELEPLVRDLPAPGAAVAPVGAAPARTTGSQKRWADRIGKPATSSGAFAIWGGFGRRGNWTVGRKFTAFAMWGGGEIDLREANFEDREVVIRCFAVMGGMQVTVPPELNVEVRGIGIMGGFGERSKDDGVPSPDSPRVRITGLALLGGVGVERKRSKAEKQRLRDAELERLRDRQRELDGERGSGRGRLEKGPSD, from the coding sequence ATGCGTGCTTCCGATTCCGAGCGTGAGCGTGTCGCCGAGACCCTGCGCGAGGCGGTTGCCGAGGGCCGGCTGGAGATGCCGGAGTTCGAGCAGCGGCTCGAAGCGGCTTACAAGGCCCGTACGCATGGGGAGTTGGAGCCGTTGGTGCGGGATCTTCCCGCGCCGGGCGCCGCAGTGGCCCCGGTGGGGGCGGCTCCGGCGCGGACCACCGGATCGCAGAAGCGGTGGGCGGACCGGATCGGCAAGCCCGCCACGTCGAGCGGCGCGTTCGCGATCTGGGGCGGGTTCGGTCGCCGGGGGAACTGGACGGTGGGCCGGAAGTTCACCGCGTTCGCGATGTGGGGCGGCGGTGAGATCGATCTGCGGGAGGCGAACTTCGAGGACCGCGAGGTGGTCATCCGCTGTTTCGCGGTCATGGGCGGCATGCAGGTGACGGTTCCGCCGGAGCTGAATGTCGAGGTCCGGGGGATCGGCATCATGGGCGGATTCGGGGAGCGGTCGAAGGACGACGGGGTCCCGTCGCCGGACTCCCCGCGGGTGCGGATCACCGGGCTCGCGCTGCTGGGCGGCGTCGGTGTGGAGCGTAAGCGGAGCAAGGCGGAGAAGCAGCGGCTGAGGGACGCGGAGCTGGAGCGGCTGCGGGACCGGCAGCGGGAGCTGGACGGGGAGCGCGGGAGCGGACGCGGTCGGCTGGAGAAGGGTCCGTCGGACTGA
- a CDS encoding SGNH/GDSL hydrolase family protein — MPRRQGYPLLIALVAGTAALAAAVAFAGSLLFSGTGTRAKQGAVPDPRSVARTPAAPAHSTGLWAATWTAAPATGVTDSYNSSALNRRTVRNVVHTSIGGDAARITLSNAFGTRPLVMDRVTVNTRPVTFAGAATVTVAAGGQIVSDPVTVPVPADSDLVVTLRTPTAQGPVTVHERSHQTSYVDTAWGTRRTDGWRYLTAVDVHTRTAAGTIAVIGDSLTAGTGSSLDTNSRWPDVLADRLGGRYGVANAGIAGNRILRDGRGGHGVRASARFDRDVLDVAGVKTVVIALGINDVQQSPQETDPQRIADGLRSMTLRAHARGLQVVGATLMPYEGYATWTPRSNDVRERVNALIRAGGIFDSVIDFDAAARDPYRPTRLLPAYDSGDHLHLNDAGYRQLGSMVDLTTLVHEQPASDQL; from the coding sequence ATGCCAAGGCGCCAGGGGTACCCCCTGCTCATCGCCCTCGTGGCGGGCACCGCCGCGCTCGCCGCCGCCGTGGCGTTCGCCGGCTCCCTGCTGTTCTCCGGCACCGGCACCCGGGCGAAGCAGGGGGCCGTACCCGACCCGCGGTCCGTGGCCCGTACGCCCGCCGCACCCGCGCACTCCACCGGCCTCTGGGCCGCCACCTGGACCGCGGCGCCCGCCACCGGGGTGACCGACTCGTACAACAGCAGCGCTCTCAACCGCCGCACCGTCCGTAACGTCGTGCACACCAGCATCGGCGGCGACGCGGCCCGCATCACCCTCTCCAACGCCTTCGGCACCCGTCCTCTGGTCATGGACCGCGTCACCGTGAACACCCGCCCGGTGACCTTCGCCGGTGCCGCCACCGTGACCGTGGCGGCCGGCGGGCAGATCGTCAGCGACCCCGTCACCGTCCCGGTCCCCGCCGATTCCGACCTCGTCGTCACTCTGCGCACCCCCACCGCCCAGGGGCCCGTCACCGTCCACGAGCGCAGCCACCAGACCTCGTACGTGGACACCGCGTGGGGCACCCGGCGGACCGACGGCTGGCGCTACCTCACCGCCGTCGACGTGCACACCCGGACCGCCGCCGGAACGATCGCCGTGATCGGCGACTCCCTCACCGCGGGCACCGGCTCCTCCCTCGACACGAACAGCCGCTGGCCCGACGTGCTCGCCGACCGGCTCGGCGGCCGGTACGGGGTGGCCAACGCGGGGATCGCGGGCAACCGCATCCTGCGCGACGGACGCGGCGGACACGGCGTACGGGCGAGCGCCCGCTTCGACCGCGACGTACTGGACGTCGCCGGAGTGAAGACCGTCGTCATCGCACTCGGCATCAACGACGTGCAGCAGTCCCCGCAGGAGACCGACCCGCAGCGCATCGCGGACGGCCTGCGCTCCATGACCCTGCGCGCCCACGCACGCGGACTCCAGGTCGTCGGGGCGACGCTGATGCCGTACGAGGGGTACGCCACCTGGACCCCCAGGAGCAACGACGTACGGGAACGGGTCAACGCGCTGATCCGGGCGGGCGGGATCTTCGACTCCGTCATCGACTTCGACGCGGCGGCCCGTGACCCCTACCGCCCGACGCGGCTCCTGCCGGCCTACGACAGCGGCGACCACCTCCACCTGAACGACGCGGGGTACCGGCAGCTGGGCTCGATGGTGGACCTGACGACGCTGGTGCACGAGCAGCCCGCGTCCGACCAGCTCTGA
- a CDS encoding DUF445 domain-containing protein: MRTGHRGRCVRGRVERMERIDRTGAGDEAARQQERAGGRAADAARPGPGGRPAPLASFAYTAADEEKRRGVRRMKTTATGLLLLVALVYVLATWAKNAGVGGWPGFVAAAAEAGMVGALADWFAVTALFKRPLGLPIPHTAIIPTKKDQLGASLGSFVGENFLSGDVVRGRIHALGVGRRVGAWLAEPEHADRVTAELSTALRGALKVLRDSDVQAVVGEAITRRADAAEIGPGLGKMLDKIVADGGHRRVVDLICVRAHDWLVLHGDSVMDAVQGGAPGWTPRFVDKRVGERVYKELLRFVTEMRDMPGHPARASIDTFLTDFAADLQTDSDTRARVERLKSEILGRGEVQDVIASAWASVRTMIIAAAEDEQSELRLRARASLMSLGARLATDGRLQAKLDGWLEDAAVYVVTTYRAEITSLISDTVASWDADQTSKKIEAHIGRDLQFIRINGTVVGALAGLLIYTVSWALGA, translated from the coding sequence ATGCGTACGGGACACCGGGGGCGATGCGTACGCGGACGGGTGGAGCGGATGGAACGGATCGACCGGACCGGAGCCGGGGATGAGGCCGCGCGGCAGCAGGAGCGTGCCGGGGGCCGGGCCGCGGATGCGGCGCGGCCGGGGCCGGGCGGCCGTCCGGCCCCGCTGGCCTCGTTCGCGTACACCGCGGCCGACGAGGAGAAGCGGCGCGGTGTGCGCCGGATGAAGACCACGGCCACGGGCCTCCTTCTGCTGGTCGCGCTCGTGTACGTACTGGCCACCTGGGCGAAGAACGCGGGTGTGGGCGGCTGGCCGGGCTTCGTCGCCGCGGCCGCCGAGGCGGGGATGGTCGGTGCGCTGGCCGACTGGTTCGCCGTCACGGCGCTGTTCAAGCGTCCGCTCGGCCTGCCGATCCCGCACACCGCCATTATCCCCACCAAGAAGGACCAGCTCGGGGCGTCCCTGGGTTCCTTCGTCGGCGAGAATTTTCTCTCCGGCGATGTCGTGCGGGGCCGTATCCACGCGCTCGGTGTCGGCCGTCGCGTCGGTGCCTGGCTGGCCGAGCCGGAGCACGCGGACCGGGTCACCGCCGAGCTGTCGACCGCGTTGCGCGGGGCGTTGAAGGTGCTGCGGGATTCGGATGTGCAGGCCGTGGTGGGGGAGGCGATCACCCGGCGGGCCGACGCGGCGGAGATCGGTCCCGGGCTCGGCAAGATGCTGGACAAGATCGTCGCGGACGGCGGCCACCGCAGGGTGGTGGACCTGATCTGCGTGCGCGCCCACGACTGGCTGGTGCTGCACGGCGATTCGGTGATGGACGCGGTGCAGGGCGGGGCCCCGGGCTGGACGCCGCGGTTCGTCGACAAGCGGGTCGGGGAGCGGGTCTACAAGGAGCTGCTGCGGTTCGTCACGGAGATGCGGGACATGCCGGGGCACCCGGCGCGTGCCTCGATCGACACGTTCCTGACGGACTTCGCGGCGGACCTCCAGACGGACTCGGACACCCGGGCCCGGGTGGAGCGGCTGAAGTCGGAGATCCTGGGACGCGGTGAGGTCCAGGACGTCATCGCCTCGGCCTGGGCGTCGGTGCGCACGATGATCATCGCGGCGGCGGAGGACGAGCAGAGCGAGCTGCGGCTGCGGGCGCGCGCCTCACTGATGTCGCTGGGGGCGCGGCTGGCGACGGACGGCCGGCTGCAGGCGAAGCTGGACGGCTGGCTGGAGGACGCGGCGGTCTATGTCGTCACGACCTACCGCGCGGAGATCACCTCGCTGATCAGCGACACGGTCGCGAGCTGGGACGCGGACCAGACGTCGAAGAAGATCGAGGCGCACATCGGCCGCGACCTCCAGTTCATCC